From a single Chirita eburnea voucher CEBURN20170516 chloroplast, complete genome genomic region:
- the ndhE gene encoding NADH-plastoquinone oxidoreductase subunit 4L, translating to MMLEHVLVLSAYLFSIGIYGLITSRNIVRALMCLELILNSVNINFVTFSDIFDNRQLRGDIFSIFLIAIAAAEAAIGPAIISSIYRNRKSTRINQSNLLNK from the coding sequence ATGATGCTGGAACATGTACTTGTTTTGAGTGCCTATTTATTTTCTATTGGTATTTATGGATTGATCACAAGTCGGAATATTGTTAGAGCCCTTATGTGTCTTGAACTTATATTAAATTCAGTTAATATAAATTTTGTAACATTTTCTGATATTTTTGATAATCGTCAATTAAGAGGAGACATTTTCTCAATTTTTCTTATAGCTATTGCAGCCGCTGAAGCAGCTATTGGACCTGCTATTATTTCATCAATTTATCGTAACAGAAAATCAACTCGTATTAACCAATCAAATTTGTTGAATAAATAG
- the ndhG gene encoding NADH-plastoquinone oxidoreductase subunit 6, whose product MDLPTPIHDFILVVLGSGLILGSLGVVLLPNPIYSAFSLGLVLFCISLFYILSNSYFVAAAQLLIYVGAINVLIIFAVMFMNGSEYYKDFSLWTVGDGVTSMVCTSLFISLITTIPDTSWYGIIWTTKSNQILEQDLISNSQQIGIHLSTDFFLPFELISIILLVALIGAIVIARQ is encoded by the coding sequence ATGGATTTACCTACACCAATACATGATTTTATTTTAGTCGTTTTGGGATCGGGTCTTATATTAGGAAGTCTGGGAGTAGTATTACTTCCGAATCCAATTTATTCGGCCTTTTCGTTGGGATTGGTTCTTTTTTGTATATCCTTATTCTATATTCTATCGAATTCGTATTTTGTAGCTGCTGCGCAGCTTCTTATTTATGTAGGAGCTATAAATGTTTTAATCATTTTTGCTGTGATGTTCATGAATGGGTCAGAATATTACAAAGATTTTTCTCTTTGGACCGTTGGGGATGGAGTTACTTCAATGGTTTGTACAAGTCTTTTTATTTCACTAATTACTACTATTCCAGATACGTCGTGGTATGGGATCATTTGGACTACAAAATCAAACCAGATTCTAGAGCAAGATTTGATAAGTAATAGTCAACAAATTGGAATTCATTTATCAACAGATTTTTTTCTTCCATTTGAACTCATTTCAATAATTCTTTTAGTTGCTTTAATAGGTGCAATTGTTATAGCTCGTCAATAA
- the ndhI gene encoding NADH-plastoquinone oxidoreductase subunit I, with protein MFPMLIEFLNSSQQTLRAARYIGQGFMITLSHANRLPLTIQYPYEKLITSERFRGRIHFEFDKCIACEVCVRVCPIDLPVVDWKLESDIRKKRLLNYSIDFGICIFCGNCVEYCPTNCLSMTEEYELSTYDRHELNYNQIALGRLPVSIIDDYTIRTISSNSPQIKNV; from the coding sequence ATGTTCCCTATGTTAATTGAGTTCTTAAATTCTAGTCAACAAACACTACGAGCTGCCAGGTACATTGGTCAAGGTTTCATGATTACCTTGTCCCATGCGAATCGTTTACCTCTAACTATTCAATACCCCTACGAAAAATTGATCACATCAGAACGTTTCCGAGGCCGAATCCACTTTGAATTTGATAAATGCATTGCTTGTGAAGTATGTGTTCGCGTATGTCCTATAGATTTACCTGTTGTTGATTGGAAATTGGAATCTGATATTCGAAAGAAACGATTACTTAATTACAGTATTGATTTTGGAATCTGTATATTTTGTGGTAATTGCGTTGAGTATTGTCCAACAAATTGTTTATCAATGACTGAAGAATATGAGCTTTCCACTTACGATCGTCATGAATTGAATTATAATCAAATTGCTTTAGGTCGGTTACCGGTGTCAATAATTGACGATTATACAATTCGAACAATTTCTTCGAATTCACCTCAAATCAAAAATGTATAA
- the ndhA gene encoding NADH-plastoquinone oxidoreductase subunit 1: MIIDTTEIQTINSFSRLESLKEVYRIIWMLVPILTLVLGITLGVLVIVWLEREISAGIQQRIGPEYAGPLGILQALADGTKLLFKENLLPSRGDTRLFSIGPSIAVISILLSYSVIPFSYRLILADLSIGVFLWIAVSSLAPVGLLMSGYGSNNKYSFLGGLRAAAQSISYEIPLTLCVLSISLRLSNSSSTVDIVEAQSKYGFWGWNLWRQPIGFIVFIISSLAECERLPFDLPEAEEELVAGYQTEYSGIKFGLFYVASYLNLLVSSLFVTVLYFGGWNLSIPYIFVPELFDIKKKSKVFGTIIDIFITLAKTYLFLFISIATRWTLPRLRIDQLLNLGWKFLLPISLGNLLLATSSQLLSL; encoded by the exons ATGATAATTGATACAACTGAAATACAAACTATCAATTCTTTTTCCAGATTGGAATCCTTAAAAGAGGTCTATAGGATCATATGGATGCTTGTCCCTATTTTGACTCTTGTATTAGGAATCACACTAGGTGTACTAGTAATTGTTTGGTTAGAAAGAGAAATATCTGCAGGAATACAACAACGTATTGGACCTGAATACGCTGGGCCTTTAGGAATTCTTCAAGCTCTAGCAGATGGTACAAAACTACTTTTCAAAGAGAATCTTCTTCCATCTAGAGGCGATACTCGTTTATTCAGTATCGGGCCATCCATAGCGGTCATATCCATTTTACTAAGTTATTCAGTAATTCCTTTTAGCTATCGACTTATTCTAGCTGATCTTAGTATTGGTGTTTTTTTATGGATCGCCGTTTCAAGCCTTGCTCCCGTTGGACTTCTTATGTCGGGATATGGATCAAATAATAAATATTCCTTTTTAGGTGGATTAAGGGCTGCTGCTCAATCAATTAGTTATGAAATACCATTAACTCTATGTGTATTATCAATATCTCTACGT TTATCTAATAGTTCAAGTACAGTTGATATAGTTGAAGCGCAGTCAAAATATGGTTTTTGGGGGTGGAATTTGTGGCGACAACCTATAGGGTTTATAGTTTTTATAATTTCTTCTCTAGCCGAGTGTGAGAGATTACCCTTTGATTTACCAGAAGCAGAAGAAGAATTAGTAGCAGGTTATCAAACCGAATATTCAGGTATCAAATTTGGTTTATTTTACGTTGCTTCATATCTAAATCTACTTGTTTCTTCATTATTTGTAACAGTTCTTTACTTTGGGGGTTGGAATCTTTCTATTCCATACATATTCGTTCCTGAGCTTTTTGACATTAAAAAAAAAAGTAAGGTTTTTGGAACAATAATCGATATCTTTATTACATTAGCTAAAACTTATTTGTTCTTGTTCATTTCTATTGCAACAAGATGGACTTTACCGAGACTGAGAATAGACCAACTTTTAAATCTTGGATGGAAATTTCTTTTACCTATTTCGCTAGGTAATTTATTATTAGCAACTTCGTCCCAACTTCTTTCACTGTAA
- the ndhH gene encoding NADH-plastoquinone oxidoreductase subunit 7: MIASTTRKDLMIVNMGPHHPSMHGVLRLIVTLDGEDVIDCEPILGYLHRGMEKIAENRTIIQYLPYVTRWDYLATMFTEAITVNGPEQLGNIQVPQRASYIRAIMLELSRIASHLLWLGPFMADIGAQTPFFYIFRERELIYDLFEASTGMRMMHNYFRIGGVAADLPHGWIDKCLDFCNYFLTGVSEYQKLITRNPIFLERVEGVGIIGAEEALNWGLSGSMLRASGIQWDLRKVDRYECYDEFDWEVQWQKEGDSLARYLVRISEMTESIKIIQQALEGIPGGPYENLEIRRFDRIKNPEWNDFQYRFISKKPSPTFELSKQELYVRVEAPKGELGIFMIGDRSVFPWRWKIRPPGFINLQILPQLVKRMKLADIMTILGSIDIIMGEVDR; this comes from the coding sequence ATGATTGCATCAACTACAAGAAAAGACCTCATGATAGTCAATATGGGCCCTCACCACCCATCAATGCATGGTGTTCTTCGACTGATAGTTACTCTCGACGGTGAAGATGTTATTGACTGTGAACCAATATTGGGTTATTTACATAGAGGGATGGAGAAAATTGCGGAAAATCGAACAATTATACAATATTTGCCTTATGTAACGCGTTGGGATTATTTAGCTACTATGTTCACAGAAGCAATAACTGTAAATGGACCGGAACAGCTAGGTAATATTCAAGTACCTCAAAGGGCTAGCTATATCAGAGCTATTATGTTGGAATTGAGTCGTATCGCTTCCCATTTGTTATGGCTTGGCCCTTTTATGGCAGATATTGGGGCACAGACTCCTTTCTTCTATATTTTTCGAGAACGAGAATTGATATATGACCTATTCGAAGCTTCCACCGGTATGCGCATGATGCATAATTATTTTCGTATCGGAGGAGTAGCTGCTGATCTACCTCATGGCTGGATAGATAAATGTTTGGATTTTTGCAATTATTTTTTAACCGGGGTTTCTGAATATCAAAAGCTTATTACACGGAATCCTATTTTTTTAGAACGAGTTGAAGGCGTAGGCATTATTGGCGCAGAAGAAGCGCTAAATTGGGGTTTATCAGGATCAATGCTACGAGCTTCCGGAATACAATGGGATCTTCGTAAAGTTGATCGTTATGAGTGTTACGATGAATTTGATTGGGAGGTTCAATGGCAAAAAGAAGGGGATTCATTAGCGCGGTATTTAGTACGAATCAGTGAAATGACAGAATCCATAAAAATTATTCAACAGGCCCTGGAAGGAATTCCAGGGGGACCCTATGAGAATTTAGAAATCCGACGCTTTGATAGAATAAAAAACCCTGAATGGAATGATTTTCAATATCGATTTATTAGTAAAAAACCTTCTCCAACTTTTGAATTGTCGAAACAAGAACTTTATGTAAGAGTTGAAGCACCAAAAGGCGAATTGGGAATTTTTATGATAGGAGATCGGAGTGTTTTTCCTTGGAGATGGAAAATTCGACCACCGGGTTTTATCAACTTGCAAATTCTTCCTCAGTTAGTTAAAAGAATGAAATTGGCTGATATTATGACGATACTAGGTAGCATAGATATCATTATGGGAGAAGTTGATCGTTGA
- the rps15 gene encoding ribosomal protein S15: MVKNSFISIISQKENEENRGSVEFQVFSFTTKIRRLTSHLELHKKDSSSQRGLRKILGKRQRLLAYLSKKNIGRYKELIGELGIREIKNR, translated from the coding sequence ATGGTCAAAAATTCATTCATTTCAATTATTTCTCAAAAAGAAAACGAAGAAAACAGAGGGTCTGTTGAATTTCAAGTATTCAGTTTCACCACTAAAATAAGGAGACTTACTTCACATTTGGAATTGCACAAAAAGGACTCTTCATCTCAGAGAGGTTTGCGAAAAATTTTGGGAAAACGGCAACGGCTGCTGGCTTATTTGTCAAAAAAGAATATAGGGCGTTATAAAGAATTAATCGGTGAGTTGGGTATTCGAGAAATAAAAAATCGTTAA
- the ycf1 gene encoding hypothetical chloroplast RF19, producing the protein MIFQSFLLGNLVSLCMKIINSVVVVGLYYGFLTTFSIGPSYLFLLRAQVMEEGTEKKVSATTGFITGQLMMFISIYYAPLHLALGRPHTITVLALPYLLFHFFCNNHKHFFDYGSTTRNSMRNFSIQCVFLNNLIFQLFNHFILPSSMLARLVNIYMFRCNNKTLFVTSSFVGWLIGHILFMKWLGLVLVWIRQNNSIRSNVLIRSNKYLVSELKNSMARIFSICLFITCVYYLGRIPSPILTKKLKETSKTEERVESEEEIDTQEKFTEEDGYLSFFSEKREDELHFRFTETGYKGSSLSEDSYLKNINKNNENSRFEILDKKTENKDLFFFHKSLLILFFDLDRWNRPFRYIKKNQFDKSIRKEMSQYFFYICQSDGKEKISFTYPPSLSIFLKMIKKRVSPDLYKSWVYINKQRRKNLNNEFLNRIEALDRKYLSLNILETRTRLCNDESTKEYLSKGYDPFLNGSYRRTIHKSSLPSILKKTSIDNLLNQFGINRIHGILLLDTSSLEVEHKMNRFAKKSLSTEIVDFLTFISKIDSEKKTKYLNYFNFVNKDANHQKIRRKSIKIKEIIKKVPRCTYKLITDLEQQSGEHQEDVPVDHQIRSRKAKRVVIFTGNKQETDPNTNKDINTPDQTDQVALMRYSQQSDFRRGIIKGSMRAQRRKIVIWKLFQANVHDPLFLNRMKKSPLFSFDISGFIKQIFKNWVGKRKVFKIVEYTEEQTKRKEKNEENKRKEKARIEIAEAWDAILIMQVIRGCILVTQSIFRKYILFPLLIIAKNIGRIFLLQLPEWSEDLQDWNREIYIKCTYHGVPLSETEFPKNWLIDGIQIKILFPFCLKPWHKSKLRYSQNNLMKTKKEKDDFCFLTVWGIEAEFPFGSPRKRPSFFKPIFKEFKKQIVKLKKKHFLVRIVFKGKTKSLRKVSKETKKWIIKSVSFIKKKIKKLSKVNPILLFQLREVYESSENKDEKDSIISNQKINQPVSKIGSTNWSNSSLTEKKMKDLTDRTSQIRNQTERIRKEKKKVTTRININNISPNKISYNAKRLAKWKILKRRNDRLISKLSPLFNFLIERIYTYMFLSIINIPRMNIELFLTSTKKIIEKFIYNNERKQENINEKNKNPIPFLSTIKKPLDSISKKNSHYFYDLSYMSQAYVFYKLSKIQVSNSAKLRSILQYQGIRFFLKPEIKDSCEIEEMFHSKLGVSSYKMNQWKGWLKGCNHYDLSQMRWSRLISEKWRNRVRHCRMTKKENLSKRHSYEKNELIDSKKQQKIEVYSLVNKSNKKDNFQKYHKKYHIYDLLSYKFLNYDYENKTECFFSRFPFQGNKNQEISYNTPKDTLFDMLKSIYINNFLGKVDILPMEKTADRKYFDWKILNFSLIQRVDVETWIAIDININQDTPIGTNNSQIINKKDLFYLIIPEINPTNSHKVFFDWMGMNEKMLKHPISNLELWFFPEFVLLYNAYKTKPWFIPSKLLLLNLNRNKKSSENKKINEKQKRSFLIPSTKNHRNQEQKESTSRRYLRSILSQEKDIEENYERLDMKKGKKQKQYKSNTEVELDLFLKRYLLFQLRWDDTLNQKMINNIKVYCLLLRLIDPRKIIISSIQKREMSLDIMLIQKSLTPTELMKKGVLIIDPIHLPGNDDGQLIMYQIIGISLFQKSKHQTNQKYQEQRYFSKNNFYEASSPHQRITETRHKAHLDLPVPENILSFRCRRKLRILISFNSKSRNGVDRNSVFWNEKNVKNSNQVSSDNKHLDRKKNKLIKLKLFLWPNYRLEDLACMNRSWFDTNNGSHFCILRIEMYPRIFNS; encoded by the coding sequence ATGATTTTTCAATCTTTTCTACTAGGTAATCTAGTATCCTTATGCATGAAGATAATCAATTCGGTCGTTGTGGTCGGACTCTATTATGGATTTCTGACCACATTCTCCATAGGGCCCTCTTATCTCTTCCTTCTCCGAGCTCAAGTTATGGAAGAAGGAACTGAGAAGAAGGTATCAGCAACAACTGGTTTTATTACGGGACAGCTCATGATGTTCATATCGATCTATTATGCGCCTCTGCATCTAGCATTGGGTAGACCTCATACAATAACTGTCCTAGCTCTACCATATCTTTTGTTTCATTTCTTCTGCAACAATCACAAACACTTTTTTGATTATGGATCTACTACCAGAAATTCAATGCGTAATTTCAGCATTCAATGTGTATTCTTGAATAATCTCATTTTTCAATTATTCAACCATTTCATTTTACCAAGTTCAATGTTAGCCAGATTAGTCAACATTTATATGTTTCGATGCAACAACAAGACGTTATTTGTAACAAGTAGTTTTGTTGGTTGGTTAATTGGTCACATTTTATTCATGAAATGGCTTGGATTGGTATTAGTCTGGATACGACAAAATAATTCTATTAGATCGAATGTACTTATTCGATCTAATAAGTACCTTGTATCAGAATTGAAAAATTCTATGGCTCGGATCTTTAGTATTTGCTTATTTATTACCTGTGTCTACTATTTAGGCAGAATACCGTCACCCATTCTTACTAAGAAACTGAAAGAAACCTCAAAAACGGAAGAAAGGGTGGAAAGTGAGGAAGAAATTGATACACAAGAGAAATTCACTGAAGAAGATGGATATCTTTCCTTTTTTTCAGAAAAAAGGGAAGATGAACTGCACTTTCGATTTACTGAGACAGGCTATAAAGGAAGCTCACTCTCTGAGGATTCTTATTTGAAAAATATCAATAAAAATAATGAAAATTCAAGATTCGAAATACTTGATAAAAAAACAGAAAATAAAGACCTTTTTTTCTTTCACAAATCTCTTTTGATTCTTTTTTTTGATTTGGATCGATGGAATCGACCATTTCGTTACATAAAAAAGAATCAATTTGACAAATCTATCAGAAAAGAAATGTCACAATATTTTTTTTACATATGCCAAAGTGATGGAAAAGAAAAAATATCTTTTACATATCCCCCTAGTTTGTCAATTTTTTTGAAAATGATAAAAAAAAGGGTATCCCCTGACCTCTACAAGTCTTGGGTTTATATCAATAAACAAAGAAGGAAAAATTTAAACAACGAATTTCTAAATAGAATTGAAGCCTTAGATAGAAAATATCTTTCTTTGAATATACTCGAAACAAGGACTCGATTGTGTAATGATGAGTCTACAAAAGAATACTTATCCAAAGGGTATGATCCCTTTTTGAACGGATCATATCGGAGAACAATTCACAAAAGTTCTTTACCATCAATTCTAAAAAAAACTTCGATAGACAATTTATTAAATCAATTTGGGATAAACCGAATTCACGGTATCCTTCTTCTCGATACTTCTTCCCTAGAAGTTGAACATAAAATGAATAGATTTGCTAAAAAATCATTATCAACAGAAATTGTTGATTTCTTAACTTTCATCAGTAAAATAGATTCAGAAAAAAAAACAAAATATTTGAACTATTTTAATTTTGTAAATAAGGATGCTAATCATCAAAAAATTCGTAGAAAATCAATTAAAATAAAAGAAATAATTAAAAAAGTCCCTCGATGCACATACAAATTAATCACGGATTTGGAACAACAATCAGGAGAACATCAAGAAGACGTTCCAGTAGATCATCAAATTCGCTCAAGAAAAGCGAAACGTGTAGTAATTTTTACTGGTAACAAGCAAGAAACTGATCCTAATACTAATAAGGATATTAATACACCCGATCAAACAGACCAAGTAGCTTTGATGCGATATTCACAACAATCAGATTTCCGACGAGGTATAATCAAAGGTTCTATGCGGGCTCAAAGGCGTAAAATAGTAATTTGGAAATTGTTTCAAGCAAACGTGCATGACCCTCTTTTTTTGAACAGAATGAAAAAATCCCCTCTTTTTTCTTTTGATATCTCCGGGTTTATTAAACAAATTTTTAAAAATTGGGTAGGAAAAAGGAAAGTATTCAAAATTGTAGAGTATACAGAAGAGCAAACAAAAAGAAAAGAAAAAAACGAGGAGAACAAAAGAAAGGAGAAAGCACGAATAGAGATAGCAGAGGCCTGGGATGCCATACTAATTATGCAAGTAATAAGAGGTTGCATATTAGTAACTCAATCCATTTTTAGAAAATATATTCTATTTCCTTTATTGATAATCGCGAAAAATATTGGACGTATATTCCTATTGCAACTTCCTGAATGGTCTGAGGATTTACAGGACTGGAATAGAGAGATATATATTAAATGTACTTATCATGGTGTTCCATTATCAGAAACAGAATTTCCGAAAAATTGGTTGATAGACGGTATTCAGATAAAAATATTATTTCCTTTCTGTCTAAAACCTTGGCATAAATCAAAACTACGATACTCTCAGAACAATTTAATGAAAACGAAAAAAGAAAAAGATGATTTTTGTTTTTTAACAGTTTGGGGAATAGAGGCTGAATTTCCTTTTGGTTCACCCCGAAAGCGGCCTTCCTTTTTTAAACCAATTTTCAAGGAATTCAAAAAACAAATTGTAAAATTAAAAAAGAAGCATTTTCTAGTTCGAATAGTTTTCAAAGGAAAAACAAAATCACTTCGAAAAGTTTCAAAAGAAACAAAAAAATGGATTATCAAAAGTGTCAGTTTTATAAAAAAAAAAATAAAAAAACTTTCAAAAGTAAATCCAATTCTATTATTTCAATTAAGAGAAGTATATGAATCAAGTGAAAATAAAGACGAAAAAGATTCCATAATCAGCAATCAAAAAATTAACCAACCCGTTAGTAAAATTGGATCTACCAATTGGTCAAATTCTTCATTGACAGAAAAAAAGATGAAGGATCTGACTGATAGAACAAGTCAAATTCGAAATCAAACAGAAAGAATTAGAAAAGAGAAGAAAAAAGTCACTACAAGAATAAATATAAATAATATTAGTCCTAACAAAATAAGTTATAATGCTAAAAGATTAGCAAAATGGAAAATATTAAAAAGAAGAAATGATCGATTAATCTCTAAATTATCCCCCCTTTTTAACTTCTTGATTGAAAGAATATACACATATATGTTTTTATCTATCATTAATATTCCCAGAATGAATATAGAACTTTTTCTTACATCAACAAAAAAAATTATTGAGAAATTCATTTACAATAATGAAAGAAAGCAAGAAAATATTAATGAAAAAAATAAAAATCCAATTCCGTTTCTATCAACTATAAAAAAGCCCCTTGATAGTATTAGTAAAAAAAATTCACATTATTTTTATGACTTATCCTACATGTCACAAGCATATGTATTTTACAAATTATCAAAAATCCAAGTTAGTAACTCGGCTAAATTAAGATCTATTCTTCAATATCAAGGAATCCGTTTTTTTCTTAAGCCTGAAATAAAGGATTCTTGTGAAATAGAAGAGATGTTTCATTCGAAATTAGGAGTTTCGAGTTATAAAATGAATCAATGGAAAGGATGGTTGAAAGGCTGTAATCACTACGATTTATCTCAGATGAGATGGTCTAGATTAATATCAGAAAAGTGGCGAAATAGAGTTCGCCACTGTCGTATGACGAAAAAGGAAAATTTAAGCAAACGGCATTCATATGAAAAAAACGAATTAATTGATTCCAAAAAACAACAAAAAATTGAAGTCTATTCATTAGTGAATAAATCGAATAAAAAAGATAATTTTCAAAAATACCATAAAAAATACCATATATATGATCTTTTATCATATAAATTTTTAAATTATGATTATGAAAATAAAACAGAATGCTTTTTTTCTAGATTTCCGTTTCAAGGAAATAAGAACCAAGAGATTTCTTATAACACACCTAAAGACACCCTTTTTGATATGCTGAAGAGTATTTATATCAATAATTTTCTAGGAAAGGTAGATATTCTACCTATGGAAAAAACTGCGGATAGAAAATATTTTGATTGGAAAATTCTCAATTTTTCTCTTATACAAAGGGTAGATGTTGAAACCTGGATCGCGATCGATATTAATATAAATCAAGATACTCCGATTGGTACTAATAATTCTCAAATAATTAATAAAAAAGATCTTTTTTATCTTATTATTCCAGAAATCAATCCAACAAACTCCCACAAAGTATTTTTTGATTGGATGGGAATGAATGAAAAAATGTTAAAGCATCCCATATCGAATCTTGAACTTTGGTTCTTCCCAGAATTTGTGTTACTTTATAATGCATATAAAACGAAACCTTGGTTTATACCAAGTAAATTACTTCTTTTAAATTTGAATAGAAATAAAAAAAGTAGTGAAAATAAAAAGATCAATGAAAAGCAAAAAAGAAGTTTTTTGATACCATCGACTAAAAATCATCGAAATCAAGAACAAAAAGAATCCACAAGCCGAAGATACCTTCGCTCTATTCTTTCACAAGAAAAAGACATTGAAGAAAATTATGAAAGATTAGACATGAAAAAAGGGAAAAAGCAAAAACAATACAAAAGTAACACAGAAGTAGAACTAGATTTATTCCTGAAACGTTATTTGCTTTTTCAATTGAGATGGGACGATACTTTGAATCAAAAAATGATCAATAATATCAAGGTATATTGTCTCCTCCTTAGACTAATAGATCCAAGAAAAATTATTATATCCTCAATTCAAAAGAGAGAAATGAGTTTGGATATAATGTTGATTCAAAAGAGTTTAACTCCTACAGAATTGATGAAAAAAGGAGTATTGATTATAGACCCCATTCATTTGCCTGGAAACGACGATGGACAATTGATTATGTATCAAATCATAGGTATTTCCTTATTTCAAAAGAGTAAGCACCAAACTAATCAAAAATACCAAGAACAAAGATATTTTTCTAAGAATAATTTTTATGAAGCTAGTTCACCACATCAAAGAATAACTGAAACTAGGCACAAAGCTCATTTAGATTTGCCTGTTCCTGAAAATATTTTATCGTTTAGATGTCGTAGAAAATTGAGAATTCTGATTTCTTTCAATTCAAAGAGTAGGAATGGTGTAGATAGAAATTCAGTATTTTGGAACGAGAAGAATGTAAAAAACAGCAACCAAGTTTCGTCTGATAATAAACATCTAGATAGAAAGAAAAATAAATTAATTAAATTAAAGCTTTTTCTTTGGCCTAATTATCGATTAGAAGATTTAGCTTGTATGAATCGTTCTTGGTTTGATACCAATAATGGCAGTCATTTTTGTATATTAAGGATAGAGATGTATCCACGAATTTTTAATTCGTGA
- the rps7 gene encoding ribosomal protein S7 has protein sequence MSRRGTAEEKTAKSDPIYRNRLVNMLVNRILKHGKKSLAYQIIYRAMKKIQQKTETNPLSVLRQAIRGVTPDIAVKARRVGGSTHQVPIEIGSTQGKALAIRWLLAASRKRPGRNMAFKLSSELVDAAKGSGDAIRKKEETHKMAEANRAFAHFR, from the coding sequence ATGTCACGTCGAGGTACTGCAGAAGAAAAAACAGCAAAATCCGATCCAATTTATCGTAATCGATTAGTTAACATGTTGGTTAACCGTATTCTGAAACACGGAAAAAAATCATTGGCTTATCAAATTATCTATCGAGCCATGAAAAAAATTCAACAAAAGACAGAAACAAATCCACTATCTGTTTTACGTCAAGCAATACGTGGAGTAACTCCCGATATAGCAGTAAAAGCAAGACGTGTAGGTGGATCGACTCATCAAGTTCCCATTGAAATAGGATCCACACAAGGAAAAGCACTTGCCATTCGTTGGTTATTAGCGGCATCCCGAAAACGTCCGGGTCGAAATATGGCTTTCAAATTAAGTTCCGAATTAGTGGATGCTGCCAAAGGGAGTGGCGATGCCATACGCAAAAAGGAAGAGACTCATAAAATGGCAGAGGCAAATAGAGCTTTTGCACATTTTCGTTAA